From Enterococcus mundtii, the proteins below share one genomic window:
- a CDS encoding IS3 family transposase, which yields MSYDYKKLEKNICSTKVFLEWGVVWIINRFKLCWETFKERKFHQESYQSFEEEKKSVSKYMRYYNNYRYSESLNALSRKGFRKQTA from the coding sequence ATGTCTTATGACTATAAGAAACTTGAAAAAAATATATGTTCAACAAAAGTATTTCTCGAATGGGGTGTTGTCTGGATAATCAACCGATTCAAACTTTGTTGGGAAACATTTAAAGAGAGAAAGTTTCATCAAGAAAGCTATCAGAGCTTTGAAGAGGAAAAGAAATCTGTAAGTAAATATATGCGGTACTATAATAACTACCGCTATTCGGAATCTTTAAATGCGCTTTCTCGGAAGGGGTTTAGAAAACAAACTGCATGA
- a CDS encoding TspO/MBR family protein: MVYTINRLKDYRLWVCIIGIVALGFLSGILSGNPGRYYYSLQLPAFAPPSWIFGPMWTVLYILIGISLYFILNTQNQKHRSKLLWLFTIQFIFNLLWSALFFNLGNTLISAIDITLLMIFLTALVYHLWLHNRTAMWLTIPYYLWVFFASILNYAIFILN, encoded by the coding sequence ATGGTATACACTATCAATCGATTAAAAGATTATCGTTTGTGGGTTTGCATTATCGGAATCGTTGCTCTAGGATTTTTATCTGGCATTCTTAGCGGCAATCCAGGAAGATATTATTACTCGTTACAACTCCCAGCTTTTGCACCACCTAGTTGGATTTTTGGTCCTATGTGGACGGTCCTCTATATTTTAATAGGCATTTCTTTGTACTTTATTCTAAATACACAAAATCAAAAACACCGCTCTAAACTACTATGGCTCTTTACTATTCAATTCATCTTCAACCTTTTATGGTCAGCTTTATTCTTCAACCTTGGAAATACTTTGATTTCAGCAATCGATATCACTTTATTAATGATTTTCTTAACAGCTTTGGTCTATCATTTATGGCTGCACAATCGCACAGCAATGTGGTTGACGATCCCTTACTATTTATGGGTGTTTTTTGCATCTATCTTGAATTACGCGATTTTTATTTTGAATTAA
- a CDS encoding fibronectin type III domain-containing protein, producing the protein MKKKSIKRLLAGAALCSLLVAPLFLNEEQGAATEQTVRATPDFGVGQGIEWPEQVVAPFVDITAYTSDEVLSNKGALNMAAITRETGQRFFNLGFMQARGIKNGKLDWAWGSFNGLSESDSDQWQYEGIKQSIRELREVGGDAAVSFGGLNSGAFWEVTQDEDMLYDAYMEVIQGYGFTRIDFDVEAAAMGYHENLANAKAVKRLQDATGVDVTLTLPVMPTGLISTGLSVLQAYLEAGVDLTNVNIMTMCYGSSVTDYAQGSLDAVDNTMVQLKNHYKQYAGKTLTDEQAYAKLGTTPSVGFENEQHPYFTTDMFNLVVQHAKERKIGMVSYWSMNRDAKVDGGQGQVKNQYEFLTVGQSFTDGSEMPEDTQNPSTPTNVGSDFITTQRARINWTASTDNDRIARYNLKLTGAGETVSATTMAVSHTFENLKSNTTYTVEVIAEDRSGNVSDAATYTFTTLEESESTLPAWDPATVYLGGERVTYEGLIYEAKYWTQNDIPSESGPYGPWKLVTK; encoded by the coding sequence ATGAAGAAAAAAAGTATAAAAAGATTATTAGCTGGAGCGGCTTTGTGTAGCTTATTGGTTGCACCGTTGTTTTTAAATGAAGAGCAAGGAGCGGCAACAGAGCAAACAGTTCGCGCAACACCTGATTTTGGTGTAGGTCAAGGGATCGAGTGGCCAGAACAAGTCGTAGCACCATTTGTAGATATCACGGCGTATACTTCAGATGAAGTGCTGTCAAATAAAGGTGCCTTGAATATGGCAGCAATTACTAGAGAAACAGGTCAACGTTTCTTTAATCTAGGGTTTATGCAAGCTAGAGGAATCAAAAATGGTAAACTTGATTGGGCTTGGGGAAGTTTCAATGGTTTAAGTGAAAGTGATAGTGACCAATGGCAATATGAAGGAATCAAGCAATCGATCCGTGAGTTAAGAGAAGTAGGCGGAGATGCAGCTGTGTCATTTGGCGGATTAAATTCTGGTGCCTTCTGGGAAGTAACGCAAGATGAAGATATGCTTTATGATGCTTACATGGAAGTAATCCAAGGTTATGGTTTTACACGTATTGACTTTGACGTAGAAGCGGCTGCTATGGGGTACCACGAAAATTTAGCAAATGCGAAAGCAGTAAAACGATTACAAGATGCAACTGGGGTTGATGTGACGTTGACATTACCAGTTATGCCTACAGGATTGATCTCAACAGGATTATCTGTCTTGCAAGCTTATTTAGAAGCGGGTGTTGACTTAACTAACGTGAATATCATGACGATGTGTTATGGATCAAGTGTGACGGACTATGCGCAAGGTTCATTAGATGCGGTAGACAATACAATGGTCCAATTGAAAAATCACTACAAACAATACGCTGGTAAAACATTAACGGATGAGCAAGCTTATGCAAAATTAGGTACGACTCCTTCTGTAGGTTTTGAAAATGAACAACATCCTTACTTTACAACAGATATGTTCAACTTGGTTGTACAACATGCCAAAGAACGCAAAATCGGTATGGTATCATATTGGTCTATGAACCGTGATGCAAAAGTGGACGGCGGACAAGGGCAAGTGAAAAACCAATATGAATTCTTAACTGTCGGTCAAAGTTTTACAGATGGTTCTGAAATGCCTGAAGATACACAAAACCCATCAACACCGACAAATGTAGGTTCAGATTTCATTACGACACAGCGTGCGCGTATCAATTGGACAGCGTCAACGGATAATGACCGCATTGCTCGTTATAATCTTAAATTAACTGGTGCAGGCGAAACAGTATCAGCGACAACGATGGCTGTGTCTCATACCTTTGAAAACTTGAAGAGCAATACGACTTACACAGTTGAAGTGATTGCAGAAGACCGTTCTGGAAATGTTTCGGATGCAGCAACTTATACTTTTACTACGCTTGAAGAATCAGAATCTACTCTACCCGCTTGGGACCCTGCAACAGTTTACTTAGGTGGAGAGCGTGTTACATATGAAGGGCTGATCTATGAAGCGAAATACTGGACGCAAAATGATATTCCAAGTGAATCTGGTCCGTATGGTCCGTGGAAACTTGTAACTAAATAA
- a CDS encoding YcjF family protein has translation MKKFLRKKKKNKESIEDTVIENEEIKVEETLEQTPEEQKEFASFFAETMKRLPQKTSAAILRNFDSSKSKAEQTLAKSKTQFDRLFEEFLKGVDEPLRRKCHATIHAASLTAAIIGCSPIPFSDAFLLVPVQLTMMGRLHKLFGQSWSESLGKSVSKELIVVSLGRSAVGNIIKIIPAVGTVAGAAINATVASTITESLGWITVKMLNDGEDIFDDVMSFKGQVQTLFTLLKRKKQMK, from the coding sequence ATGAAAAAATTTTTACGAAAAAAAAAGAAAAACAAAGAATCGATTGAAGATACTGTAATCGAAAACGAAGAAATAAAAGTAGAAGAAACATTGGAGCAAACGCCTGAGGAACAAAAAGAATTTGCTTCCTTTTTTGCTGAAACAATGAAAAGACTTCCTCAAAAAACATCCGCAGCTATTTTACGAAATTTTGATTCGTCAAAAAGCAAAGCGGAACAAACATTAGCAAAGAGTAAAACACAGTTCGACCGTCTGTTTGAAGAATTCTTAAAAGGGGTAGACGAACCCTTACGTAGAAAATGCCATGCAACGATTCATGCGGCCTCTTTGACAGCGGCGATCATCGGTTGTTCACCGATCCCTTTTTCAGATGCTTTTTTACTTGTACCTGTTCAGCTAACGATGATGGGACGTCTCCACAAGTTATTTGGACAATCATGGTCTGAATCATTAGGTAAAAGCGTCTCAAAAGAGTTGATCGTTGTTAGTTTAGGTAGAAGTGCAGTAGGGAATATCATTAAGATCATTCCGGCAGTAGGTACAGTGGCTGGTGCAGCGATCAACGCAACAGTCGCTAGTACGATCACCGAATCATTAGGCTGGATAACAGTAAAAATGCTGAATGATGGCGAAGATATTTTTGATGATGTCATGTCTTTCAAAGGGCAAGTTCAAACACTTTTTACTTTATTGAAACGAAAAAAACAAATGAAATAA
- the rlmD gene encoding 23S rRNA (uracil(1939)-C(5))-methyltransferase RlmD, translating to MPEAIVKNGQTITLKIKRLGINGEGIGYFKRMIVFVPYALPKEEVLVKITKATPRYAEGQLVKVKKTSSDRVTAPCPVYYECGGCQLQHLAYHAQLDFKKDLLLQALEKFKPAGYREYPLLPTIGMDDPWRYRNKAQFQLRKNKQTDKIEAGLYQANSHDLVAITDCLVQEPATQKVMNTVVDLLNKYDLPIYDERADSGIFRTIMVRVGIQTGELQVVFITRSQKFPQKNALIREINQQLPEVVSIMQNVQPLKTSLVMGDETKHLWGKEAIEERINEVTFDLSPRAFFQLNPQQTEVLYGEGIKALAIQPEETIVDAYCGVGTIGLSVANKAKEVRGMDTIPQAIADAQKNAQRLGYENTRYEVGTAEELLPKWLNEGFRPDGIIVDPPRTGLDEQLIQAILKNPSQKLVYISCNVSTLARDLVQLAKVFHVEYLQSVDMFPQTARCEVVVKLTKK from the coding sequence ATGCCAGAAGCAATTGTTAAAAACGGCCAAACGATCACATTAAAAATCAAACGTTTAGGGATCAACGGAGAAGGAATCGGCTACTTTAAACGCATGATCGTCTTTGTTCCGTATGCCCTTCCTAAAGAAGAAGTCCTAGTGAAGATCACCAAAGCGACCCCTCGCTATGCCGAAGGACAGCTCGTTAAAGTCAAAAAAACAAGTAGTGACCGTGTGACTGCTCCATGTCCAGTCTACTATGAATGTGGTGGTTGCCAATTGCAACATTTAGCGTACCATGCACAACTCGATTTCAAAAAAGATTTGCTTTTGCAAGCTTTAGAAAAATTCAAACCCGCCGGTTATCGTGAGTATCCACTTTTACCGACGATTGGAATGGATGATCCTTGGCGTTATCGGAACAAAGCACAATTTCAATTGAGGAAAAATAAACAGACAGACAAAATCGAAGCTGGACTCTATCAAGCCAATTCTCATGACTTAGTAGCGATCACTGATTGTTTAGTGCAAGAGCCAGCGACACAAAAAGTGATGAATACAGTCGTCGATTTATTGAATAAATATGATTTACCGATTTATGATGAACGTGCGGATAGCGGGATTTTCCGCACGATCATGGTCCGAGTGGGTATACAGACAGGTGAGCTACAAGTTGTTTTTATCACTAGGAGTCAAAAATTCCCACAAAAAAATGCCCTGATTCGCGAGATCAATCAACAACTCCCTGAAGTCGTTTCGATCATGCAAAACGTGCAGCCTTTAAAAACCTCCCTTGTGATGGGTGACGAAACAAAACACCTTTGGGGAAAAGAAGCCATTGAGGAACGAATCAATGAAGTAACTTTTGATCTTTCACCTCGTGCCTTTTTCCAGTTGAATCCTCAACAAACAGAAGTCTTATACGGCGAAGGAATCAAAGCTTTAGCCATTCAACCAGAAGAAACGATCGTAGATGCTTATTGTGGTGTTGGGACAATTGGTTTAAGTGTGGCAAACAAAGCAAAAGAAGTACGCGGAATGGATACCATCCCCCAAGCCATTGCAGATGCACAGAAAAACGCACAACGTTTAGGATATGAGAATACTCGTTATGAAGTGGGAACGGCGGAAGAGCTCTTACCAAAGTGGTTGAATGAAGGCTTTCGTCCAGATGGGATCATCGTTGATCCGCCACGTACTGGTTTGGATGAGCAGTTGATCCAAGCAATTTTAAAAAATCCATCGCAAAAATTAGTTTATATTTCTTGCAATGTTTCGACTTTAGCAAGAGACCTCGTCCAATTAGCGAAAGTATTTCACGTCGAGTATCTACAGTCTGTCGACATGTTCCCTCAAACAGCACGCTGTGAAGTCGTCGTGAAATTAACAAAAAAATAA
- the recX gene encoding recombination regulator RecX, translated as MLSIARISKGKGPFYQIDLSDGETLQVSEDILVRYRLLKGQELTEDKLAEIKKSTGYDFGLQQALNYLSYQLRTEKEIRIYLKDKEIGQEDRHKIVEKLKELGLIDDLTFGESYVRTNMRLSDKGPKKLAQQMQQKGLSPEVIEQSLSQYPFDEQVENARQTAEKTYEKNRAKSQKDLLRNIQQKLMTKGFTNDVIQEAMQTLPQETDPEAEYELLVQQGEKIWRKNSRFEPQKRKMKVKQSLYQKGFDFEMIQRFILEKEEEASE; from the coding sequence TTGCTTTCTATTGCAAGAATCAGTAAAGGCAAGGGGCCTTTTTATCAGATTGATCTATCAGATGGCGAAACACTACAAGTATCAGAAGATATTTTAGTACGCTATCGTTTATTAAAAGGACAAGAATTGACAGAAGATAAATTAGCTGAAATCAAAAAGAGTACAGGTTATGATTTTGGCTTACAGCAAGCATTGAATTATTTGAGTTATCAACTAAGAACGGAAAAAGAAATTCGGATCTATTTAAAAGACAAAGAAATAGGACAAGAAGACCGTCATAAAATCGTTGAAAAATTAAAAGAATTAGGCCTGATTGACGATCTGACATTTGGTGAAAGTTACGTCCGTACGAATATGCGTTTGAGTGACAAAGGACCAAAAAAATTGGCACAACAAATGCAACAAAAAGGGCTATCACCAGAAGTGATCGAGCAGTCTTTAAGCCAGTATCCATTTGACGAGCAAGTAGAAAATGCGCGACAAACAGCAGAAAAGACTTATGAAAAAAATCGTGCCAAAAGTCAAAAGGATCTATTACGGAATATCCAACAGAAGTTGATGACAAAAGGATTTACCAATGATGTGATCCAAGAAGCGATGCAAACATTACCCCAAGAAACCGATCCAGAAGCTGAATACGAGCTTTTAGTACAACAAGGGGAGAAAATCTGGCGTAAGAATAGTCGCTTTGAACCTCAGAAGAGAAAGATGAAAGTAAAGCAGAGTCTCTATCAAAAAGGCTTTGATTTTGAGATGATCCAGCGCTTTATTTTAGAAAAGGAAGAAGAAGCAAGTGAGTAG
- the mutY gene encoding A/G-specific adenine glycosylase, protein MSREWENWSLEKTKEFQERFIEWYELEKRNLPWRYNQDPYRIWISEIMLQQTRVDTVIDYFYRFMEWFPTIEALAQAPEEKLLKAWEGLGYYSRARNIQAAAKQIMEDFDGKMPQTPEEISTLKGIGPYTTGAIASIAFGVPEPAIDGNVMRVVSRLFCIEEDIAKASSRKVFDQAMRKIIDEEHPGEFNQALMDLGSAICTPTSPKCEECPIQAFCLAKEKGIQTAYPVKTKKAKPRDVYYVCAAIENAESAFYFEQRDQQKLLADMWTFPMVEVTKEVYEKLETDWQPKNEISLFDEVLVAEDGASVLPFAHADKVVWQKRHLGEVTHIFSHLKWHVLLFYGRLPKTEKDLSETGKQTQWLIPEAFEQVVFPKVQMKLIQQLDKNRNNSNPF, encoded by the coding sequence GTGAGTAGAGAATGGGAAAACTGGTCCTTAGAAAAAACAAAAGAATTTCAAGAACGTTTTATTGAATGGTATGAGCTTGAAAAGAGAAATCTCCCTTGGCGTTATAATCAAGACCCTTATCGTATTTGGATATCAGAAATCATGTTGCAACAAACCAGAGTCGATACAGTCATTGATTATTTTTATCGCTTTATGGAGTGGTTCCCAACCATCGAAGCGTTGGCGCAAGCACCTGAAGAAAAACTGTTGAAAGCTTGGGAAGGCTTAGGTTACTACTCGAGGGCCAGAAATATTCAAGCTGCTGCAAAACAAATCATGGAAGATTTTGACGGAAAGATGCCACAAACACCGGAAGAAATCAGTACATTAAAAGGGATCGGTCCTTATACGACAGGGGCAATCGCAAGTATTGCTTTTGGGGTACCTGAACCAGCGATCGATGGAAATGTCATGCGTGTGGTTAGTCGGCTGTTCTGTATTGAAGAAGATATTGCGAAAGCATCAAGTCGCAAAGTATTTGATCAAGCCATGCGGAAAATCATTGACGAAGAGCATCCGGGTGAGTTCAATCAAGCATTGATGGATCTTGGCTCAGCAATCTGCACGCCGACCTCGCCTAAATGTGAGGAATGCCCGATCCAAGCTTTTTGTTTAGCAAAAGAAAAAGGGATCCAAACCGCCTATCCTGTCAAAACAAAAAAAGCAAAGCCTCGAGATGTTTATTATGTTTGTGCCGCGATTGAAAACGCAGAAAGTGCTTTTTATTTTGAACAACGAGATCAACAAAAATTACTGGCTGATATGTGGACATTTCCGATGGTAGAAGTAACGAAAGAGGTATACGAAAAACTAGAAACAGACTGGCAACCTAAGAACGAAATCAGTTTATTCGATGAGGTTTTAGTCGCTGAAGATGGTGCTTCAGTATTGCCTTTTGCTCATGCGGACAAAGTCGTATGGCAAAAACGTCACTTAGGGGAAGTGACGCATATCTTCAGTCATTTGAAATGGCATGTTTTATTGTTTTATGGTCGGTTGCCTAAGACTGAAAAAGACCTATCTGAGACTGGCAAACAGACGCAGTGGCTGATACCAGAAGCATTTGAACAAGTAGTTTTCCCAAAAGTGCAAATGAAGCTCATCCAGCAGTTGGATAAAAATCGAAACAATAGTAATCCTTTCTAG
- a CDS encoding DUF402 domain-containing protein: MGVPKEGEFVTIQSYKHDGKLHRTWRDTMVLKTSEHSMIGVNDHTLVTESDGRRWVTREPAIVYFHKKYWFNVIAMIREKGVSYYCNLASPFLLDDEALKYIDYDLDIKVFPDGEKRLLDVDEYEMHSQMMNYPSDIDFILKENVKILVDWINNGDGPFSEGYIDIWYDRYKQLSQK; encoded by the coding sequence ATGGGAGTTCCAAAAGAAGGAGAGTTTGTAACGATCCAAAGTTATAAACACGACGGCAAATTGCATCGAACGTGGCGCGATACCATGGTATTGAAAACAAGCGAACATTCAATGATCGGTGTCAATGATCATACTCTTGTAACAGAGTCTGATGGACGACGTTGGGTGACGCGAGAACCAGCGATTGTATACTTTCACAAAAAATACTGGTTCAATGTAATAGCAATGATCAGAGAAAAGGGGGTTTCCTATTATTGTAATCTGGCTTCACCTTTTTTATTAGATGATGAAGCATTAAAATATATTGATTATGACTTAGATATCAAGGTTTTTCCTGATGGCGAGAAGCGCTTGTTAGATGTCGATGAATATGAAATGCATAGTCAAATGATGAATTATCCAAGTGATATTGACTTCATTTTAAAAGAGAACGTGAAGATTTTGGTTGACTGGATCAATAATGGAGATGGCCCATTCTCAGAAGGCTATATTGATATTTGGTATGACCGTTACAAGCAATTGTCGCAAAAGTAA
- a CDS encoding GNAT family N-acetyltransferase, whose amino-acid sequence MKVVHTKDTMSPIYLDAVRIRNQVFVVEQGVPFEREIDQDEAHCIHFVLYTDAQEAQGTVRLLPLENGQIKVQRMAILAEYRQQGLGQVLLREAEAFAKNQGFDTIKLGAQLTAIPFYEKLDYQAYGEVFEDAGIQHLNMKKNL is encoded by the coding sequence ATGAAAGTAGTTCATACAAAAGATACGATGAGTCCGATCTATCTCGATGCTGTACGTATCAGAAACCAAGTCTTCGTTGTCGAGCAAGGTGTTCCCTTTGAGAGAGAAATCGATCAGGATGAGGCACATTGTATCCATTTCGTCCTTTATACAGATGCACAGGAGGCGCAAGGTACTGTTCGTTTACTGCCACTCGAAAATGGCCAGATAAAAGTCCAACGTATGGCGATCCTTGCTGAATACCGTCAACAAGGTTTGGGGCAAGTCTTGCTAAGAGAAGCAGAGGCTTTTGCTAAAAACCAAGGCTTTGATACGATAAAATTAGGCGCTCAACTGACCGCTATTCCTTTTTACGAGAAGCTTGATTATCAAGCCTACGGTGAAGTCTTCGAAGATGCGGGCATCCAACATCTCAACATGAAAAAAAACTTGTGA
- a CDS encoding AI-2E family transporter, producing MFDKLKQSKLMFWSFELLILATLILVSSKISFVFQPIGTFFSTLFAPVLIAGFLYYILNPIVGLLMKTKIKRIWAVAIVLLLLVAALVWILLSVIPSLVQQISSLASNTPNFIRQVETWLAEVAQWSVFKDVDINKYFEQLDISYGTIIQQFLSGLSNSLGSIVGTIASATIVIITAPFILFYMLKDGEKLVPNIKRFFPEKRREQIVELLGQLNKTLANYISGQAIECLFVGTFTFLGYFALGVDYAFLFGVIAGLTNLIPYLGPYLGLAPAFLVTVFNDPFKALLCCVVVLIVQQLDGNIIYPNVIGKSLKIHPLTIIIVLLVAGNIAGLLGIFLGVPFYAICKTIISYVVKIVKEDKQNENKKKIATTLES from the coding sequence TTGTTCGATAAGTTAAAACAATCAAAGTTGATGTTCTGGTCATTCGAATTGTTGATTTTAGCAACATTGATCTTAGTCTCCTCGAAAATCAGCTTTGTCTTCCAACCAATCGGGACATTCTTCTCCACATTATTTGCACCAGTTTTGATTGCTGGTTTTTTGTATTATATTTTGAATCCAATCGTTGGATTATTGATGAAAACAAAAATAAAACGGATCTGGGCAGTAGCAATTGTACTGTTATTGTTAGTTGCCGCTCTGGTCTGGATCTTGTTAAGTGTTATCCCAAGTTTAGTCCAACAAATATCTTCCTTGGCCTCTAACACGCCGAACTTTATTCGCCAAGTAGAGACTTGGTTAGCAGAAGTTGCGCAATGGTCCGTATTCAAAGATGTCGATATCAATAAATATTTTGAGCAATTGGATATTTCATATGGCACGATCATCCAACAATTTCTGAGTGGCTTGTCTAATAGCTTAGGTTCGATCGTTGGAACGATTGCTTCAGCGACCATCGTTATTATTACCGCGCCGTTCATCTTGTTTTACATGTTGAAAGATGGCGAAAAACTTGTACCAAACATCAAACGTTTCTTCCCAGAAAAACGAAGAGAGCAAATCGTTGAATTGTTAGGACAGTTGAATAAAACGTTAGCTAATTATATTAGTGGCCAAGCAATTGAATGCTTATTCGTTGGTACATTCACCTTTCTAGGTTATTTTGCATTAGGCGTAGATTACGCCTTCCTTTTCGGAGTAATTGCTGGTTTGACCAACCTCATTCCTTATTTAGGCCCATATTTAGGTTTAGCTCCTGCCTTTTTAGTGACAGTATTCAATGATCCATTCAAAGCATTGCTGTGTTGTGTGGTCGTTTTGATCGTTCAGCAACTAGACGGAAATATCATTTATCCGAATGTCATTGGTAAATCATTGAAGATCCATCCACTAACGATCATTATCGTTCTACTTGTTGCAGGAAACATTGCCGGATTACTTGGGATTTTTCTGGGTGTACCTTTTTATGCGATCTGTAAAACAATCATTTCTTATGTTGTCAAGATCGTAAAAGAAGATAAACAAAACGAGAACAAGAAAAAAATAGCGACGACTCTTGAATCTTAA
- a CDS encoding hemolysin family protein, with the protein MNADPESQSLLAQILLLIILTLINAFLAASEIAVVSINKNRIEQKAEEGDVKSKKLLKILQNPNNFLSTIQVGITLVNILSGASLANTLSVRLAPLLGGGAAARSIANIIVLAILTYVSIVFGELYPKRIALNKSEEVANFTSGMIRMIGVVAKPFVWLLSASTSLLARITPMTFDDEDSKMTRDEMRYMLENEGVLNNEELEMLQGVFSLDTKVAREVMVPRTDAFMIDINDSIEENVNEVLSENYSRIPVYNEDKDKVVGILHTKNLLKAAHKFGFEHLEIKKIIQEPLFVPETIFIDDLLYEMKKTQNQMAILLDEYGGVVGLATLEDLLEEIVGEIDDESDEVENLYEQVGDYEYIIQGRMLIDEFNEAFESNLHMSDVDTMAGYLITALGMIPDEGEKLSFDVENITLISEEMEGSRVLKIRVIFHDPEEIEAEPEEERRYFKKDFEDDEPRR; encoded by the coding sequence ATGAATGCTGACCCTGAGAGTCAGTCGCTGTTAGCGCAAATTTTATTATTGATCATTTTGACATTGATCAATGCTTTTTTAGCAGCTTCCGAAATTGCAGTTGTATCGATCAATAAAAATCGGATCGAACAAAAAGCGGAAGAAGGAGATGTTAAATCTAAAAAGCTTTTAAAAATATTGCAGAACCCAAATAACTTCCTATCAACTATCCAAGTAGGAATCACTTTGGTCAATATTTTATCTGGTGCATCTTTAGCTAATACTTTATCCGTAAGATTAGCCCCACTATTAGGTGGCGGTGCCGCAGCAAGAAGTATTGCAAATATTATCGTACTGGCTATTTTGACCTATGTTTCGATTGTTTTTGGAGAATTATACCCGAAAAGGATCGCTTTGAATAAATCAGAAGAGGTAGCGAATTTTACCTCAGGTATGATCCGAATGATTGGTGTCGTAGCGAAACCTTTCGTGTGGCTATTGTCTGCATCTACCAGCTTGTTGGCACGGATAACACCAATGACTTTTGATGATGAAGATTCAAAGATGACCCGCGACGAAATGCGGTATATGCTTGAAAACGAAGGGGTATTGAACAACGAAGAGTTGGAAATGCTTCAAGGTGTCTTTTCCTTAGACACAAAAGTTGCAAGGGAAGTAATGGTTCCTCGAACAGATGCTTTTATGATCGACATTAATGACTCCATTGAAGAAAATGTCAACGAAGTACTATCGGAGAATTACTCAAGAATTCCTGTTTATAATGAAGACAAAGATAAAGTTGTTGGAATTCTTCATACGAAAAATTTATTAAAAGCTGCCCATAAATTTGGGTTTGAACACTTAGAAATCAAAAAAATCATTCAGGAACCACTTTTTGTTCCAGAAACGATTTTTATTGATGATCTATTATATGAAATGAAAAAAACACAAAATCAAATGGCGATCCTGTTAGACGAATATGGGGGAGTCGTAGGTTTAGCGACATTAGAAGACTTACTTGAAGAAATCGTTGGAGAAATCGATGATGAGTCAGACGAAGTAGAAAATCTCTACGAACAAGTCGGTGACTATGAGTATATCATCCAAGGTCGCATGTTGATCGATGAATTTAATGAGGCGTTTGAAAGTAATCTTCACATGAGTGATGTGGATACGATGGCCGGCTATTTGATCACAGCTTTAGGTATGATTCCCGATGAAGGAGAAAAACTTTCATTTGATGTTGAAAATATTACCTTGATTTCTGAAGAAATGGAAGGTTCAAGAGTACTTAAAATTCGTGTGATCTTCCATGATCCAGAAGAAATAGAAGCTGAACCTGAAGAAGAACGTCGCTATTTCAAAAAAGATTTTGAAGATGACGAACCGCGAAGATAA